A genomic region of Pseudoxanthomonas suwonensis contains the following coding sequences:
- a CDS encoding TraB/GumN family protein translates to MYRALRRFAAVLLAFAVALPASAEPPVPLLWKVSDADNSVYLLGSFHLLSAGDYPLSADVDAAFADAEALLFELSPEEAGSPALAGLMAQAALRQRAGSLEQDLGPALWARLQAYAAAGQLPLAQMAMFDPWFIGLTVGLIEMQKQGLDPALGLDRHFMDAAAHAGKPAAGLELAADQIRVLAGMTLEEQKQLLAEALEQAEQGAEQSRELHAAWRAGDAERLWNDMAAQLKRDYPALYRRINIERNDAWLPRLEQRLAQEQDDTLVVVGALHLLGGDGLVEKLRAKGYRVERICSACAP, encoded by the coding sequence ATGTACCGAGCCTTGCGCCGCTTCGCCGCCGTACTCCTCGCCTTCGCCGTCGCCCTGCCGGCCAGCGCGGAGCCACCGGTGCCACTGCTGTGGAAGGTGTCCGACGCCGACAATTCGGTCTACCTGCTGGGCTCGTTCCACCTGCTCTCCGCCGGCGACTACCCGTTGTCGGCCGACGTCGATGCCGCGTTCGCCGATGCCGAGGCGCTGTTGTTCGAGCTGTCGCCGGAGGAAGCCGGTTCGCCGGCGCTGGCGGGCCTGATGGCGCAGGCGGCGCTGCGCCAGCGCGCGGGCAGCCTCGAACAGGACCTGGGGCCGGCGCTGTGGGCACGGCTGCAGGCGTACGCGGCGGCCGGCCAGTTGCCGCTCGCGCAGATGGCGATGTTCGATCCGTGGTTCATCGGCCTGACCGTCGGCCTGATCGAGATGCAGAAGCAGGGCCTGGATCCGGCGCTGGGCCTGGACCGGCATTTCATGGATGCCGCCGCGCACGCGGGCAAGCCGGCGGCGGGACTGGAACTGGCGGCCGACCAGATCCGGGTCCTGGCCGGGATGACCCTGGAGGAGCAGAAGCAGCTGCTGGCCGAGGCGCTGGAGCAGGCCGAGCAGGGCGCGGAGCAGTCGCGCGAACTGCATGCGGCCTGGCGCGCCGGCGACGCGGAGCGGTTGTGGAACGACATGGCCGCGCAGCTGAAGCGCGACTACCCGGCGCTCTACCGGCGCATCAACATCGAGCGCAACGACGCCTGGCTGCCCAGGCTGGAACAGCGGCTGGCGCAGGAGCAGGACGACACCCTGGTCGTGGTCGGCGCGCTGCACCTGCTGGGCGGGGACGGGCTGGTCGAGAAGCTGCGCGCGAAGGGTTACCGGGTCGAGCGGATCTGTTCGGCCTGCGCGCCGTGA
- a CDS encoding DUF1684 domain-containing protein — protein MRVLCVAGIAMGMALLAGCDGGTDGGDAQKAAAPKVDQAFVAEQQAWRNQRVEDLLRPDGWTSLVGLHWLELKAHYVGSGERIGNGVRFAFGPAKMGMVSRDAAGWWFTPESGVDLTFNGEPLKGRVALRSDHDPEPSTIGFDEGKGVVTLLRRGDRHALRVKHADAPTRLQFAGLKYWPTDPSWRIEGRFVPNPPGRTLPIADIVGTQSDSPHPGAVEFQRDGRTFRLEALGEPGRDLFFVFADRTSGHGSYPAGRFLEAAWPGANGKVVLDFNRAYNPPCAFTLYATCPLPPPENRLDVAIEAGEKNYVSPLQ, from the coding sequence ATGAGGGTCCTGTGCGTCGCCGGCATCGCCATGGGGATGGCGCTGCTGGCCGGGTGCGACGGCGGTACGGACGGAGGCGATGCGCAGAAGGCGGCCGCGCCCAAGGTCGACCAGGCGTTCGTCGCCGAGCAGCAGGCCTGGCGCAACCAGCGCGTGGAGGACCTGCTGCGGCCGGACGGCTGGACCAGCCTGGTGGGCCTGCACTGGCTGGAACTGAAGGCGCACTACGTGGGCAGCGGCGAGCGCATCGGCAACGGCGTGCGCTTCGCCTTCGGCCCGGCGAAGATGGGCATGGTCTCGCGCGACGCGGCGGGCTGGTGGTTCACGCCGGAAAGCGGGGTCGACCTGACCTTCAACGGCGAGCCGCTGAAGGGACGGGTGGCGCTGCGCAGCGACCACGATCCCGAGCCGAGCACGATCGGCTTCGACGAGGGCAAGGGCGTGGTCACGCTGCTCAGGCGCGGCGACCGCCACGCGCTGCGGGTCAAGCACGCCGACGCGCCGACCCGGCTGCAGTTCGCCGGGCTGAAGTACTGGCCGACCGATCCATCCTGGCGGATCGAGGGGCGCTTCGTGCCGAATCCGCCGGGCAGGACCCTGCCGATCGCCGACATCGTTGGCACCCAGAGCGATTCGCCCCATCCCGGCGCGGTGGAGTTCCAGCGCGACGGCCGCACCTTCCGCCTGGAGGCGCTGGGCGAGCCGGGCCGCGACCTGTTCTTCGTCTTCGCCGACCGCACCAGCGGCCACGGCAGCTATCCGGCGGGCCGCTTCCTCGAGGCGGCCTGGCCGGGCGCCAACGGCAAGGTGGTCCTGGACTTCAACCGCGCCTACAACCCGCCGTGCGCCTTCACCCTGTACGCGACCTGCCCGCTGCCGCCGCCTGAGAACCGGCTGGACGTGGCGATCGAGGCCGGGGAGAAGAACTACGTGTCGCCGTTGCAGTGA
- the mutL gene encoding DNA mismatch repair endonuclease MutL, translated as MPIRPLPDTLINQIAAGEVVERPASVVKELVENALDAGARRVDIDLEEGGVRLIRIRDDGGGIAAEELPLAVSRHATSKIASLDDLEAVATLGFRGEALPSIASVSRFQLASRRPGDEHGAALQVDGGRVGEIVPKAHAPGTTVEVRDLFFNVPARRKFLRAERTELGHIEEWLRSLALARPDVELRVSHNGKPSRRYKAGDIDAAARLAETLGEDFARSALRIDHSGAGLRLHGWIAQPHYSRASADQQYLYVNGRSVRDRSVAHAVKLAYQDVLFHGRQPAYVLFLELDPVRVDVNVHPAKHEVRFRDARLIHDFVFRTLQEALAHTRAGGEAAVPAVMEAGGAVRLPSTGAPAWTPQPQPLGLRVDDAVGAYAALYAAPAAANDLPMPLPRQDAALPAGDGQVPPLGYAIAQLHGIYILAENADGLVVVDMHAAHERIGYERLKNAHDGIGLRAQPLLVPLALAVGERDADVAEREAQTLAELGFDVVRSGPQTLSVRSVPALLAHAEPEALLRDVLADLREHGASRRVAAARDELLSTMACHGAVRAHRRLTVPEMNALLRDMEATERSGQCNHGRPTWARFSLGEIDRWFLRGR; from the coding sequence GTGCCGATCCGACCGCTTCCGGACACCCTGATCAACCAGATCGCTGCTGGCGAAGTCGTCGAACGGCCGGCCTCGGTGGTCAAGGAACTGGTCGAGAACGCGCTGGACGCCGGCGCACGCCGGGTCGACATCGACCTGGAGGAGGGCGGCGTCCGCCTGATCCGGATCCGCGACGACGGCGGTGGCATCGCCGCCGAGGAGCTTCCATTGGCGGTGTCGCGCCACGCCACAAGCAAGATCGCCTCGCTGGACGACCTGGAGGCGGTGGCCACGCTCGGCTTCCGCGGCGAGGCGCTGCCGTCGATCGCTTCGGTCAGCCGCTTCCAGCTGGCCTCGCGCCGGCCCGGCGACGAGCACGGCGCGGCGCTGCAGGTCGATGGCGGCCGGGTCGGCGAGATCGTGCCCAAGGCGCATGCGCCTGGCACCACGGTGGAGGTGCGCGACCTGTTCTTCAACGTGCCGGCGCGGCGCAAGTTCCTGCGCGCCGAACGCACCGAGCTGGGCCACATCGAGGAATGGCTGCGCTCGCTGGCGCTGGCGCGCCCGGACGTGGAACTGCGGGTGAGCCACAACGGCAAGCCATCGCGCCGCTACAAGGCAGGCGACATCGACGCGGCCGCACGCCTGGCCGAGACCCTGGGCGAGGATTTCGCCCGCAGCGCGCTGCGCATCGACCACAGCGGCGCCGGACTGCGGCTGCACGGCTGGATCGCGCAGCCGCACTACTCCCGGGCAAGTGCGGACCAGCAGTACCTGTACGTCAACGGCCGCTCGGTGCGCGACCGCAGCGTCGCCCACGCGGTGAAGCTGGCCTACCAGGACGTGCTGTTCCACGGCCGCCAGCCGGCCTACGTGCTGTTCCTGGAGCTGGATCCGGTGCGGGTGGACGTGAACGTGCACCCGGCCAAGCACGAGGTGCGCTTCCGCGACGCGCGCCTGATCCACGACTTCGTGTTCCGGACCCTGCAGGAGGCGCTGGCGCACACGCGCGCCGGCGGCGAGGCGGCGGTGCCGGCGGTGATGGAGGCCGGGGGTGCCGTGCGGCTGCCGTCGACCGGCGCGCCGGCGTGGACGCCGCAACCGCAGCCGCTGGGACTGCGCGTGGACGATGCCGTCGGCGCCTACGCCGCGCTGTACGCCGCGCCCGCCGCGGCCAACGACCTGCCCATGCCGCTCCCGCGCCAGGACGCCGCGCTGCCGGCAGGCGACGGGCAGGTGCCACCGCTGGGCTACGCCATCGCCCAGTTGCACGGCATCTACATCCTGGCCGAGAACGCCGACGGCCTGGTGGTGGTGGACATGCACGCCGCGCACGAACGCATCGGCTACGAAAGGTTGAAGAATGCGCACGACGGCATCGGCCTGCGCGCGCAGCCGCTGCTGGTGCCGCTGGCGCTGGCGGTGGGCGAGCGCGACGCGGACGTAGCCGAGCGCGAGGCGCAGACCCTGGCCGAACTCGGCTTCGACGTGGTCCGCAGCGGACCGCAGACGCTGAGCGTGCGCAGCGTGCCGGCACTGCTGGCGCACGCCGAGCCGGAGGCGCTGCTGCGCGACGTGCTGGCCGACTTGCGCGAGCACGGCGCCAGCCGGCGGGTGGCCGCCGCGCGTGACGAACTGCTGTCGACGATGGCCTGCCACGGCGCGGTACGCGCACACCGGCGCCTGACGGTGCCGGAGATGAACGCCCTGTTGCGCGACATGGAAGCCACCGAGCGCTCGGGGCAATGCAACCACGGCCGCCCGACCTGGGCGCGCTTCAGTCTGGGGGAGATCGATCGATGGTTCCTACGGGGAAGATGA
- a CDS encoding N-acetylmuramoyl-L-alanine amidase: MRQGITRIGRWRVGFVLAALSFAGAAWAGQVSSVALEQGATGTGTRAEVQLQGAGQYKTLSLSDPHRLVLDLPDSQAVRGLQLPAPTGVVTAVRTGQPVPGTFRIVFELAAPVAALPLRVEPSSGGARLLIEWPGDGPASSGASVATGVATAAPSPAEAVPAAASSGNATPPPQDPRSEAARATALLTAQVTEALNRPAATGAPGEVPPSGTTVSPQAILEGRAASAAAAATTAPATAGVAAQDGVAASSAAPAPVATQAPAPAPPRPAISAAGMRTLVVAIDAGHGGQDPGAIGPTGKREKDVTLAMARELARQVNATPGLKAFLVRDSDVFLPLPMRAQRARAAKADIFVSIHADAAENRNARGSSVYVLSTKGASSQRARWLADKENAADLVGGVRLQQTENVLASVLLDLAQSGHMRASEDAANHVLGGLKRVGNNHKPNIERANFAVLRTADMPAMLVETAFISNAEEEKRLVDPAYQRKVAGAVVDGINTYFTRQPPPGTLFAARAEAESLAMAGGGTP; this comes from the coding sequence ATGCGCCAGGGGATTACCCGGATCGGACGGTGGAGGGTGGGCTTCGTGCTCGCCGCGCTGTCGTTCGCCGGCGCCGCCTGGGCCGGCCAGGTCAGCTCGGTGGCGCTGGAGCAGGGTGCCACCGGCACCGGCACCCGCGCCGAAGTCCAGTTGCAGGGCGCGGGCCAGTACAAGACCCTGTCCCTGTCCGATCCGCACCGGCTGGTGCTGGACCTGCCCGATTCGCAGGCGGTCCGCGGCCTGCAGCTGCCGGCGCCGACCGGCGTGGTCACCGCGGTGCGTACCGGGCAGCCGGTGCCGGGTACCTTCCGCATCGTCTTCGAACTGGCCGCTCCGGTGGCCGCGCTGCCGCTGCGCGTGGAGCCGTCGAGCGGCGGCGCGCGGCTGCTGATCGAGTGGCCGGGCGACGGTCCGGCTTCTTCTGGCGCGTCCGTGGCCACGGGCGTGGCGACCGCCGCACCATCGCCGGCGGAGGCCGTGCCGGCCGCCGCTTCCAGCGGGAACGCCACGCCGCCGCCGCAGGATCCGCGTTCCGAGGCGGCGCGCGCCACCGCGCTGCTGACCGCGCAGGTCACCGAAGCACTCAATCGCCCGGCCGCCACCGGCGCACCCGGCGAGGTGCCGCCATCAGGCACGACGGTGTCGCCGCAGGCGATCCTCGAGGGCCGCGCCGCCAGCGCGGCGGCAGCCGCGACGACGGCGCCGGCGACCGCAGGCGTGGCCGCGCAGGACGGCGTCGCCGCATCGTCTGCCGCGCCTGCACCGGTGGCCACCCAGGCGCCGGCTCCCGCGCCACCGCGCCCGGCCATCTCCGCCGCCGGCATGCGCACGCTGGTCGTGGCCATCGACGCCGGCCACGGCGGCCAGGACCCCGGTGCCATCGGCCCGACCGGCAAGCGCGAGAAGGACGTGACCCTGGCCATGGCCCGCGAACTGGCGCGCCAGGTCAACGCCACCCCGGGCCTGAAGGCGTTCCTGGTGCGCGACTCGGACGTGTTCCTTCCGCTGCCGATGCGCGCCCAGCGCGCGCGCGCGGCCAAGGCCGACATCTTCGTCTCCATCCACGCCGATGCGGCGGAGAACCGCAACGCGCGCGGTTCCTCGGTGTACGTGCTCTCGACCAAGGGCGCGTCCTCGCAACGCGCGCGCTGGCTGGCCGACAAGGAGAACGCGGCCGACCTGGTCGGTGGCGTGCGCCTGCAGCAGACCGAAAACGTGCTGGCCAGCGTGTTGCTGGACCTGGCCCAGAGCGGGCACATGCGCGCCTCCGAGGACGCGGCCAACCACGTGCTCGGTGGGCTCAAGCGGGTCGGCAACAACCACAAGCCGAACATCGAGCGCGCCAACTTCGCGGTGCTGCGCACCGCCGACATGCCGGCGATGCTGGTGGAGACCGCGTTCATCTCCAACGCCGAGGAAGAGAAGCGGCTGGTGGATCCGGCCTACCAGCGCAAGGTGGCGGGCGCGGTGGTGGACGGCATCAACACCTACTTCACCCGGCAACCGCCGCCGGGCACGTTGTTTGCCGCGCGCGCCGAGGCCGAGAGTCTGGCGATGGCAGGGGGCGGCACGCCCTGA
- the tsaE gene encoding tRNA (adenosine(37)-N6)-threonylcarbamoyltransferase complex ATPase subunit type 1 TsaE, whose protein sequence is MMRIALADSEATEQLGRLLAASRPAQAVVHLQGDLGAGKSTLARALLRELGVQGPIRSPTYTLVERYPVPGGEAWHLDLYRIGDAGELDFLGLDGDEATLWLVEWPERGAAALPAPDLRVRLAQDGPGRQAGLEAGTPAGEDWLVAVGGMAGLRPVSLDRP, encoded by the coding sequence ATGATGCGCATCGCCCTGGCCGACAGCGAAGCCACCGAGCAACTCGGGCGCCTGCTCGCCGCCAGCCGGCCGGCGCAGGCAGTGGTGCACCTGCAGGGCGACCTCGGCGCCGGCAAGTCCACCCTGGCGCGCGCGCTGCTGCGCGAGCTCGGCGTCCAAGGCCCGATCCGCAGCCCGACCTACACCCTGGTCGAGCGCTATCCGGTACCCGGGGGCGAGGCCTGGCACCTGGACCTGTATCGCATCGGCGACGCCGGCGAACTGGATTTCCTCGGCCTGGACGGCGACGAGGCCACGCTGTGGCTGGTCGAATGGCCCGAACGCGGCGCGGCGGCCTTGCCGGCGCCGGACCTGCGGGTGCGCCTGGCGCAGGACGGGCCAGGGCGGCAGGCCGGGCTGGAAGCCGGCACGCCGGCCGGCGAGGACTGGCTGGTGGCGGTAGGGGGAATGGCCGGTTTGCGGCCTGTTTCTCTGGATCGACCCTAG
- a CDS encoding bifunctional ADP-dependent NAD(P)H-hydrate dehydratase/NAD(P)H-hydrate epimerase, with translation MTALYDSAAARELDRLATAALGDDGYVLMQRAGQAAWRVLLQRWPQAQRIAVACGSGNNGGDGYVLARLALQSGRRVRVLHPADGGPRTPLAQRACTDYLAAGGHVDLFPAPLDDADVLVDALFGIGLQQAPRDDMAALVEALDAAAAPVFALDVPSGVDADHGSLPGAALRADCTLQFIVAHAGLYTGAALDRTGELLLDRLDVDAGSYADAVPPVAGLLDASALRGWLPPRRRDTHKGESGRVLCVGGDHGSGGAILLCAEAALRAGAGLVAVATRAEHVPAVLARRPEAMVRAVEGTGEFAPMLDAAGVVACGPGLGQDEWGAALFQRALDSGKPLVLDADALNLLAAAPRSLADAILTPHPGEAARLLGTDTAGVQCDRLAAAAALAERYASTVVLKGAGTIVAAPGHLPRVLDAGNPGMAVGGMGDLLTGTIAALRAQGLPAFDAACAGALLHSLAGDAAAGEGQRGLLPSDLLPHLRWLANPQDP, from the coding sequence ATGACCGCCCTCTACGACTCGGCCGCCGCGCGCGAGCTTGACCGCCTTGCCACCGCCGCGCTGGGCGACGACGGCTACGTGCTGATGCAGCGCGCCGGGCAGGCCGCGTGGCGCGTGCTGCTGCAGCGCTGGCCGCAGGCGCAGCGGATCGCGGTCGCCTGCGGCAGCGGCAACAACGGCGGCGACGGCTACGTGCTGGCGCGGCTGGCGCTGCAGTCGGGCCGTCGCGTGCGGGTGCTGCACCCGGCCGACGGCGGCCCGCGCACGCCGCTGGCGCAGCGCGCCTGCACCGACTACCTGGCCGCTGGCGGCCACGTCGACCTGTTCCCGGCGCCGCTGGACGATGCGGACGTGCTGGTCGACGCGCTGTTCGGCATCGGCCTGCAGCAGGCGCCGCGTGACGACATGGCGGCCCTGGTCGAGGCGCTGGACGCCGCCGCCGCGCCGGTGTTCGCATTGGACGTGCCCAGCGGCGTCGACGCCGACCACGGCAGCCTGCCGGGAGCCGCACTGCGCGCCGACTGCACGCTGCAGTTCATCGTCGCCCATGCCGGCCTGTACACCGGCGCCGCGTTGGACCGTACCGGCGAACTGCTGCTCGACCGCCTCGATGTCGATGCCGGGTCGTACGCCGATGCCGTTCCGCCGGTAGCCGGCCTGCTGGACGCGTCCGCGCTGCGTGGCTGGTTGCCGCCGCGCCGCCGCGACACGCACAAGGGCGAATCCGGCCGCGTGCTGTGCGTCGGCGGCGACCATGGCAGCGGCGGTGCCATCCTGCTCTGCGCCGAAGCGGCGCTGCGCGCTGGCGCCGGGCTGGTGGCCGTGGCCACGCGCGCCGAGCACGTGCCGGCGGTCCTGGCGCGGCGCCCGGAGGCGATGGTGCGCGCGGTGGAAGGCACCGGCGAGTTCGCGCCGATGCTCGACGCGGCCGGCGTGGTCGCCTGCGGCCCGGGCCTGGGACAGGACGAATGGGGCGCGGCGCTGTTCCAGCGCGCGCTCGACAGCGGCAAGCCGCTGGTACTCGATGCCGATGCACTGAACCTGCTGGCCGCCGCGCCGCGCTCGCTCGCCGACGCGATCCTGACCCCGCATCCGGGCGAGGCCGCGCGCCTGCTCGGTACCGACACCGCCGGCGTGCAGTGCGACCGTCTCGCCGCCGCGGCGGCACTGGCCGAGCGCTACGCCAGCACCGTGGTACTGAAGGGCGCCGGCACGATCGTGGCCGCACCCGGCCACCTGCCGCGCGTGCTCGACGCCGGCAATCCCGGCATGGCCGTGGGCGGGATGGGTGACCTGCTCACCGGCACGATCGCCGCGCTGCGCGCGCAGGGACTGCCGGCATTCGACGCGGCCTGCGCCGGCGCGCTGCTGCATTCGCTGGCCGGCGACGCGGCCGCGGGCGAAGGCCAGCGCGGCCTGCTGCCGTCCGACCTGCTGCCGCACCTGCGGTGGCTGGCCAACCCGCAGGACCCATGA
- the queG gene encoding tRNA epoxyqueuosine(34) reductase QueG: MSRALPAAVPVPADPAAVARRVRELARELGFQRCGITGIELGEDEAHLRDWLARGLYGTMDWMAAHGDKRSRPQDLIPGTLRVISVGLDYGRNDSEEAWDTLRAGERAYVARYALGRDYHKLMRNRLQKLAERVQAEIGPFGHRVFVDSAPVLERALARNAGLGWIGKHTCLIDRDGGSWFFLGEIYVDLPLPVDAPASAHCGTCMRCIEVCPTQAIVAPYRLDARRCIAYLTIEHDGPIPEDLRPAIGNRIFGCDDCQLVCPWNKFARRTDEPDFRARNDLDTATLPQLFAWDEDEFLRRTEGSPIRRSGHERWLRNIAVALGNAPSTPEVLAALASRREHASPVVREHVQWALARHADGVRGLSPAGGS; the protein is encoded by the coding sequence ATGTCCCGCGCCCTGCCCGCCGCCGTTCCCGTCCCCGCCGATCCGGCGGCGGTGGCCCGGCGCGTGCGCGAACTGGCCCGCGAGCTCGGTTTCCAGCGTTGCGGCATCACCGGCATCGAGCTGGGCGAGGACGAAGCACACCTGCGCGACTGGCTCGCCCGCGGCCTGTACGGGACCATGGACTGGATGGCCGCACACGGCGACAAGCGCTCGCGGCCGCAGGATCTGATCCCGGGCACGCTGCGGGTGATCTCGGTCGGGCTGGACTACGGCCGCAACGACAGCGAGGAGGCCTGGGACACGCTGCGCGCCGGCGAACGCGCCTATGTGGCCCGCTACGCACTGGGGCGCGACTACCACAAGCTGATGCGCAACCGCCTGCAGAAGCTGGCCGAACGCGTGCAGGCCGAGATCGGCCCGTTCGGCCACCGGGTGTTCGTCGACTCCGCGCCGGTGCTGGAGCGCGCGCTGGCACGCAACGCCGGGCTGGGCTGGATCGGCAAGCACACCTGCCTGATCGATCGCGACGGCGGCTCGTGGTTCTTCCTCGGCGAGATCTATGTCGACCTGCCGTTGCCGGTGGACGCGCCGGCCAGCGCGCACTGCGGCACCTGCATGCGCTGCATCGAGGTCTGCCCGACCCAGGCCATCGTCGCGCCGTACCGGCTCGACGCGCGGCGCTGCATCGCCTACCTGACCATCGAGCATGACGGCCCGATCCCGGAGGACCTGCGCCCGGCGATCGGCAACCGCATCTTCGGCTGCGACGACTGCCAGCTGGTCTGCCCCTGGAACAAGTTCGCCCGGCGCACCGACGAACCCGACTTCCGCGCGCGCAACGACCTGGACACCGCGACCCTGCCTCAGCTGTTCGCCTGGGACGAGGACGAGTTCCTGCGCCGCACCGAGGGCAGCCCGATCCGCCGCAGCGGCCACGAGCGCTGGCTGCGCAACATCGCCGTGGCGCTGGGCAATGCGCCATCCACGCCGGAGGTGCTCGCCGCGCTGGCGTCGCGCCGCGAGCATGCGTCGCCGGTGGTGCGGGAGCATGTGCAGTGGGCGCTGGCGCGGCATGCGGATGGCGTGCGGGGGTTGTCGCCTGCGGGGGGATCGTGA
- the xseA gene encoding exodeoxyribonuclease VII large subunit: protein MSEQNPVLTPSQLNTLARDLLESAFPLVWVEGELGNITRPGSGHLYFTLKDARAQVRCAMFKPKSQWLKFVPREGLKVLGRGRLTLYEARGDYQLVLDHLEEAGEGALRRAFEALKAKLEAEGLFDTGRKRELPAFVRRLAVITSPTGAAVRDVLSVLARRCPLLEVDILPSLVQGETAAAQIADLLRRAGASGRYDAVLLARGGGSLEDLWAFNDERLVRAIADSPVPVVSAVGHETDFTLADFAADVRAPTPSVAAELLVPDRRDLQARLRALQERVHSLQRHRLRQAMQRADRAALRLQAQSPQARLRLLRQRHAELQRRLQALWQQRLLDRQARLRHAAAVLRAHHPARRMAQLQARLQRLGARPQAAIARTLQRDALQLRALARSLEACSPLATVARGYSILTRADDSRLVQSVAQAAPGDRLQARVRDGVLALSVEGVLPDPPEPNP from the coding sequence ATGTCCGAGCAGAATCCCGTCCTCACCCCGAGCCAGCTCAACACGCTGGCGCGCGACCTGCTGGAGAGCGCGTTCCCGCTGGTCTGGGTCGAGGGCGAGCTGGGCAACATCACCCGCCCCGGTTCCGGGCACCTGTACTTCACCCTGAAGGACGCGCGCGCCCAGGTGCGCTGCGCGATGTTCAAGCCCAAGAGCCAATGGCTGAAGTTCGTCCCGCGCGAGGGCCTGAAAGTGCTCGGCCGCGGCCGCCTCACCCTGTACGAGGCGCGAGGCGACTACCAGCTGGTGCTCGACCACCTCGAGGAAGCCGGCGAAGGCGCGCTGCGCCGCGCGTTCGAGGCACTGAAGGCCAAGCTCGAAGCCGAGGGCCTGTTCGACACCGGGCGCAAGCGCGAACTGCCGGCCTTCGTACGGCGGCTGGCGGTGATCACCTCGCCCACCGGCGCGGCCGTGCGCGACGTGCTCAGCGTGCTGGCGCGGCGCTGCCCGCTGCTGGAGGTGGATATCCTGCCCAGCCTGGTGCAAGGCGAGACCGCCGCGGCGCAGATCGCCGACCTGCTGCGCCGCGCCGGCGCCAGCGGCCGCTACGACGCGGTGCTGCTGGCCCGCGGTGGCGGCTCGCTGGAAGACCTGTGGGCGTTCAACGACGAACGCCTGGTGCGCGCGATCGCCGACTCGCCGGTGCCGGTGGTGTCGGCGGTCGGCCACGAGACCGACTTCACCCTGGCCGACTTCGCCGCCGACGTGCGCGCGCCCACTCCGTCGGTCGCCGCCGAACTGCTGGTGCCGGACCGGCGCGACCTGCAGGCGCGGCTGCGCGCGCTGCAGGAGCGCGTGCATTCGCTGCAGCGCCATCGCCTGCGCCAGGCCATGCAGCGCGCCGACCGCGCCGCGCTGCGGCTGCAGGCGCAATCGCCGCAGGCGCGGCTGCGCCTGCTCCGGCAGCGCCACGCCGAACTGCAGCGCCGCTTGCAGGCCCTGTGGCAGCAGCGCCTGCTGGACCGGCAGGCGCGTTTGCGCCATGCCGCCGCGGTGCTGCGCGCACACCATCCGGCGCGCCGGATGGCGCAGCTGCAGGCACGGCTGCAGCGGCTCGGTGCCCGGCCGCAGGCGGCCATCGCCCGCACCCTGCAGCGCGATGCGCTGCAGCTGCGCGCGCTGGCCCGTTCACTGGAGGCCTGCAGCCCGCTGGCCACCGTGGCGCGCGGCTATTCGATCCTCACCCGTGCCGACGACAGCCGGCTGGTCCAGTCGGTGGCGCAGGCCGCGCCCGGCGACCGCCTGCAGGCGCGCGTGCGCGACGGCGTGCTGGCGCTGTCGGTCGAGGGCGTGCTGCCTGATCCTCCGGAGCCGAATCCGTAG